Proteins from one Streptomyces sp. NBC_00390 genomic window:
- a CDS encoding fatty acyl-AMP ligase, translating into MASSLVDLLTTHASQQPDRTAYRYLVTGDCDGEIQDLSYGRLADRSRAVAAWLQARGLAGSRAMLLYPPGLEFICGYLGCLSAGVVAVPGVPPQGRSQNHRAVTRMRRLIADADAKVILGGREVIAALGAMVEHLPELDGITCVATEDIPDDAADSWREPDLTADSVAFLQYTSGSTSAPRGVMVTHGNLLDNQRVITERMGHTPDTIAEYDHELFVSWLPVYHDMGLIGPVLNTVHLGVTATLFSPLHFLQQPARWLTALDRYRPHTSGGPNFAYELCLKHATPDLLDGLDLSRWKVAFNGAEPVRAATLRRFTETFGAAGFRREALYPCYGLAEATLMVTGSSVTAPPALIEAAESGPHAGAADAAAVSSGRPGPGMTVVIADPERQEELPEGEVGEIWVGGASVAKGYWRNALATRETFRATLKDRQGRFLRTGDLGFLRGGELFVTGRLKDLMVIDGRNHYPQDLELSAEMSHWALRPGCTAAFSVDSGVQGEQPVVVAETAPEAAGESEKITDLIRSSIGAAHGLSVHDIVLVHPGTIPKTSSGKIQRHASREAYLAGTLSVVGVPALR; encoded by the coding sequence ATGGCAAGTTCACTGGTCGATCTGCTGACCACGCACGCCTCGCAACAGCCCGACCGGACCGCATACCGCTATCTCGTCACCGGAGACTGTGACGGAGAGATTCAGGACCTCTCCTACGGGCGTCTGGCCGACCGGTCCCGAGCCGTCGCCGCTTGGCTGCAGGCGCGCGGCCTGGCCGGTTCCCGCGCCATGCTGCTGTACCCGCCCGGGCTCGAGTTCATCTGCGGCTACCTGGGCTGTCTTTCGGCCGGGGTCGTCGCCGTGCCCGGCGTGCCCCCGCAGGGGCGGTCGCAGAACCACCGGGCCGTGACCCGGATGAGGCGTCTGATCGCCGACGCGGACGCCAAGGTGATCCTGGGCGGCCGTGAGGTGATCGCCGCCCTCGGCGCCATGGTGGAACACCTGCCCGAACTGGACGGGATCACCTGCGTCGCCACCGAGGACATCCCCGACGACGCGGCCGACTCCTGGCGCGAACCCGACCTCACCGCCGACTCGGTCGCCTTCCTCCAGTACACCTCCGGCTCCACCTCCGCCCCGCGTGGCGTGATGGTGACCCACGGGAACCTGCTGGACAACCAGCGGGTCATCACGGAGCGGATGGGCCACACCCCGGACACGATCGCGGAGTACGACCACGAACTGTTCGTCAGCTGGCTGCCCGTCTACCACGACATGGGCCTCATCGGCCCGGTCCTGAACACGGTCCACCTCGGCGTCACCGCCACGCTCTTCTCGCCGCTGCACTTCCTGCAGCAGCCCGCGCGCTGGCTGACCGCCCTCGACCGCTACCGCCCGCACACCAGCGGCGGCCCCAACTTCGCGTACGAGCTGTGCCTGAAGCACGCCACGCCCGACCTCCTCGACGGCCTGGACCTGAGCCGGTGGAAGGTCGCCTTCAATGGCGCCGAACCGGTGCGGGCCGCCACCCTGCGGCGGTTCACCGAGACCTTCGGTGCGGCCGGCTTCCGCCGTGAGGCCCTGTACCCGTGCTACGGCCTGGCCGAGGCCACCCTGATGGTCACCGGCAGTTCGGTCACGGCCCCGCCCGCTCTGATCGAGGCAGCCGAGAGCGGGCCGCACGCCGGTGCGGCGGACGCGGCGGCGGTCAGCTCCGGCCGACCCGGCCCCGGCATGACCGTGGTGATCGCCGATCCCGAGCGGCAGGAGGAACTGCCCGAGGGCGAGGTCGGCGAGATCTGGGTCGGCGGCGCGAGTGTCGCCAAGGGCTACTGGCGCAATGCCCTCGCCACCCGTGAGACCTTCCGGGCCACTCTGAAGGACCGTCAGGGCCGTTTCCTGCGGACCGGCGACCTCGGCTTCCTGCGTGGCGGTGAACTGTTCGTCACCGGACGCCTGAAGGACCTGATGGTCATCGACGGACGCAACCACTACCCGCAGGACCTGGAGCTGTCCGCCGAGATGTCCCACTGGGCGCTGCGGCCGGGCTGCACCGCGGCGTTCTCCGTGGACAGCGGAGTGCAGGGCGAACAGCCCGTCGTCGTCGCCGAAACGGCCCCGGAGGCGGCAGGCGAGTCCGAGAAGATCACCGATCTGATCCGCAGCTCGATCGGCGCGGCCCATGGCTTGTCGGTGCACGACATCGTGCTCGTACACCCTGGCACCATCCCCAAGACGTCCAGCGGGAAGATCCAGCGCCACGCCTCCCGGGAGGCGTACCTCGCCGGCACCCTTTCGGTGGTCGGCGTCCCCGCCCTGAGATGA
- a CDS encoding pyruvate carboxylase, with protein MFRKVLVANRGEIAIRAFRAAFELGISTVAVFPYEDRNSLHRAKADEAYQIGEKGHPVRAYLSVDEVIKAARKAGADAIYPGYGFLSENPDLAAACAEAGITFVGPPASVLHLTGNKSRAVAAAREAGVPVLKSSEPSTDVEALLGAADSIGFPVFVKAVAGGGGRGMRRVAEPAELREAIDAAMREAESAFGDATVFLEQAVINPRHIEVQILADAQGNVVHLYERDCSVQRRHQKVVEIAPAPNLDPELRARICADAVAFARHIGYVNAGTVEFLVDERGNHVFIEMNPRIQVEHTVTEQVTGRDLVIGQLRIAAGRTLPELRLTQDDIVLSGTALQCRITTEDPANGFRPDTGTISAYRSPGGPGVRLDGGTVHTGAEVSAHFDSMLVKLTCHGHDFANAARRARRAIAEFRIRGVATNLPFLGAVLDHPGFREGRVTTSFIADHPELLTARPSADRGSRMLTYLAETTVNRPHGPRPQVIDPAVKLPAASLGTPPAAGSRQRLAALGPEAFAAELRAQRAVAVTDTTFRDAHQSLLATRVRTRDLLAVAPHVARTAPELLSLECWGGATYDVALRFLAEDPWERLAALREAVPNICTQMLLRGRNTVGYTPYPVEVTDAFVAEAAATGMDIFRIFDALNDVSQMRPAIDAVRSTGTALAEVALCYTADLSDPAEQLYTLDYYLRLAEQIVEAGAHVLAIKDMAGLLRPPAARTLVTALRERFDLPVHLHTHDTAGGQLATLIAAIDAGVDAVDAAVASMAGTTSQPSLSALVAATDHTERATGLSLDAVGGLEPYWEAMRKVYAPFESGLASPTGRVYHHEIPGGQLSNLRQQAIALGLGDRFELIEDCYAAADRMLGRLVKVTPSSKVVGDLALHLVGAGVEAADFESDPGKFDVPDSVIGFLRGELGDPPGGWPEPFRTRALQGRPEQAETPTLSDEDRQGLGRDRRATLNRLLFPGPTKEFDAHREAYGDTSVLPTQDFFYGLEPDTEHTVTLGAGVTLLIELEAISEADERGFRTVLATLNGQLRPVSVRDRSVATEVKAAEKAERGNDRHVPAPFAGVVTLQVEEGASVSAGQTVATIEAMKMEASITAQRAGTVARLAIGRIQQVEAGDLLVEIG; from the coding sequence ATGTTCCGCAAGGTATTGGTCGCCAACCGGGGCGAGATCGCGATCCGCGCCTTCCGTGCGGCGTTCGAGCTCGGCATCTCCACCGTGGCCGTGTTCCCCTACGAGGACCGCAACTCGCTCCACCGGGCAAAGGCGGACGAGGCCTATCAGATCGGCGAAAAAGGCCATCCGGTGCGGGCCTATCTCTCGGTCGACGAGGTGATCAAGGCCGCGCGCAAGGCCGGTGCCGACGCCATCTACCCCGGATACGGCTTCCTCTCGGAGAACCCCGACCTCGCCGCCGCGTGTGCCGAGGCCGGGATCACCTTTGTCGGGCCCCCCGCTTCCGTACTGCACCTCACCGGCAACAAGTCCCGCGCGGTGGCGGCCGCCCGCGAGGCCGGTGTTCCTGTACTGAAGTCGTCGGAGCCGTCCACGGACGTGGAAGCGCTGCTCGGCGCCGCCGACTCCATCGGGTTCCCGGTGTTCGTCAAGGCCGTAGCCGGCGGCGGCGGCCGGGGAATGCGGCGCGTCGCCGAGCCTGCCGAGCTGCGGGAGGCGATCGACGCGGCGATGCGCGAGGCGGAGTCGGCGTTCGGGGACGCCACCGTCTTCCTGGAGCAGGCCGTCATCAACCCGCGCCACATCGAAGTGCAGATCCTCGCCGACGCCCAGGGGAATGTCGTCCACCTGTACGAGCGGGACTGCTCGGTGCAGCGGCGCCACCAGAAGGTCGTCGAGATCGCTCCCGCGCCGAACCTCGACCCGGAGCTGCGAGCCCGCATCTGCGCCGACGCCGTCGCGTTCGCCCGGCACATCGGGTACGTCAACGCGGGCACCGTGGAGTTCCTGGTCGACGAGCGCGGCAACCATGTCTTCATCGAGATGAACCCCCGTATCCAGGTGGAGCACACGGTCACCGAGCAGGTGACCGGACGGGACCTGGTGATCGGGCAGCTGCGGATCGCCGCGGGAAGGACGCTTCCGGAACTGCGCCTGACGCAGGACGACATCGTCCTTTCGGGCACGGCCCTGCAGTGCCGTATCACCACGGAGGATCCCGCCAACGGCTTCCGCCCCGACACCGGCACCATCTCCGCGTACCGTTCCCCGGGCGGCCCCGGCGTACGGCTCGACGGCGGCACCGTCCACACCGGCGCCGAGGTGTCTGCCCACTTCGACTCCATGCTGGTCAAACTGACCTGCCACGGCCATGACTTCGCCAACGCCGCCCGCCGCGCACGGCGTGCGATCGCCGAGTTCCGTATCCGCGGAGTCGCCACCAACCTGCCCTTCCTCGGCGCCGTGCTCGACCATCCCGGCTTCCGTGAGGGCCGTGTCACGACGAGCTTCATCGCCGACCACCCGGAGCTGCTCACGGCGCGCCCCTCGGCCGACCGGGGAAGCCGCATGCTCACCTATCTCGCCGAGACGACCGTCAACCGACCCCACGGTCCGCGCCCCCAGGTCATCGACCCGGCCGTCAAGCTCCCTGCCGCCTCACTGGGCACACCGCCCGCCGCAGGCTCCCGGCAGCGCCTCGCGGCACTCGGGCCGGAGGCGTTCGCAGCGGAGCTGCGCGCACAGCGGGCCGTCGCGGTGACGGACACGACCTTCCGTGACGCGCACCAGTCCCTGCTGGCCACCCGGGTGAGGACGCGTGATCTGCTGGCCGTGGCCCCACATGTCGCCCGCACAGCACCGGAGCTGCTGAGTCTGGAGTGCTGGGGCGGCGCCACCTACGACGTGGCTCTGCGCTTCCTCGCCGAGGATCCCTGGGAGCGTCTCGCGGCACTGCGGGAGGCGGTGCCCAACATCTGTACGCAGATGCTGCTGCGTGGGCGTAACACCGTCGGTTACACGCCCTACCCCGTCGAGGTGACCGACGCCTTCGTCGCCGAGGCGGCGGCGACCGGTATGGACATCTTCCGGATCTTCGACGCGCTCAACGACGTCTCGCAGATGCGTCCCGCCATCGATGCCGTACGGTCCACCGGCACCGCGCTGGCCGAGGTCGCCCTGTGCTACACCGCGGACCTGTCGGACCCGGCCGAGCAGCTGTACACCCTCGACTACTACCTGCGCCTCGCAGAGCAGATCGTCGAGGCCGGTGCGCACGTACTGGCCATCAAGGACATGGCCGGCCTGCTTCGCCCGCCCGCGGCCCGCACCCTGGTGACCGCACTGCGTGAGCGCTTCGACCTTCCGGTGCATCTGCACACGCATGACACGGCGGGCGGCCAGCTCGCGACGCTGATCGCCGCGATCGACGCGGGCGTCGACGCCGTCGACGCCGCCGTGGCCTCGATGGCCGGCACCACCAGCCAGCCGTCCTTGTCGGCGCTCGTCGCGGCCACCGACCACACCGAGCGCGCAACCGGGCTCTCGCTCGACGCGGTCGGGGGGCTCGAGCCGTACTGGGAAGCCATGCGCAAGGTCTACGCGCCCTTCGAGTCGGGGCTCGCCTCGCCCACCGGGCGCGTCTATCACCACGAGATCCCCGGCGGACAGCTGTCGAACCTGCGTCAGCAGGCCATTGCGCTCGGCCTCGGCGACCGCTTCGAGCTGATCGAGGACTGCTACGCGGCCGCCGACCGGATGCTGGGCCGGCTGGTCAAGGTGACTCCCTCCTCGAAGGTGGTGGGAGACCTCGCCCTGCACCTGGTCGGAGCCGGGGTCGAGGCGGCCGACTTCGAGTCCGACCCCGGCAAGTTCGACGTACCGGACTCCGTGATCGGCTTCCTGCGCGGCGAGCTGGGCGACCCGCCCGGCGGCTGGCCCGAGCCGTTCCGCACGCGCGCACTCCAAGGCCGCCCCGAGCAGGCCGAGACCCCGACCCTGTCGGACGAGGACCGTCAGGGACTGGGCCGGGACCGGCGGGCGACGCTGAACAGACTGCTGTTCCCCGGCCCGACCAAGGAGTTCGACGCCCACCGCGAGGCGTACGGCGATACGTCCGTACTGCCCACGCAGGACTTCTTCTACGGCTTGGAGCCGGACACCGAGCACACGGTCACCCTGGGGGCCGGTGTCACGCTGCTGATCGAACTGGAGGCGATCTCCGAGGCCGACGAGAGGGGCTTCCGTACGGTGCTGGCCACGCTCAACGGCCAGCTGCGCCCCGTGTCGGTGCGGGACAGGTCCGTCGCCACTGAGGTCAAGGCCGCGGAGAAGGCCGAGCGCGGCAACGACCGGCATGTCCCCGCGCCGTTCGCGGGTGTGGTGACGCTCCAGGTGGAGGAGGGCGCTTCGGTGTCGGCGGGTCAGACGGTGGCCACGATCGAGGCGATGAAGATGGAGGCCTCCATCACCGCCCAGCGTGCGGGCACGGTGGCGCGGCTGGCGATCGGAAGGATCCAGCAGGTCGAGGCGGGCGATCTGCTCGTCGAGATCGGCTGA
- a CDS encoding gas vesicle protein K, protein MSRRHVDLDPDTVERDLAQLVLTVVELLRQLMERQALRRVETGDLTPDQEERIGLTLMLLEDRMGTLLDKFGLRPEDLNIDLGPLGSLLPRGE, encoded by the coding sequence ATGAGCCGGCGCCACGTGGACCTCGATCCCGACACCGTGGAGCGTGACCTGGCCCAGCTGGTGCTGACCGTCGTGGAACTGCTCCGCCAGCTCATGGAACGGCAGGCCCTGCGCCGGGTGGAGACTGGTGACCTCACTCCTGACCAGGAGGAGCGCATCGGTCTCACGCTCATGCTGCTCGAGGACCGGATGGGAACCCTTCTGGACAAGTTCGGTCTGCGGCCCGAGGACCTCAACATCGACCTCGGCCCGCTGGGCTCCCTGCTGCCGCGCGGCGAATGA
- a CDS encoding gas vesicle protein, translating to MTQQATPPLAQRRLALVDLLDRLLAGGVVITGDLTLSIADVDLVRVDLKALICSVGPVVASPFGEDT from the coding sequence ATGACGCAGCAGGCCACGCCACCGCTCGCGCAGCGCCGGCTGGCGCTCGTCGACCTGCTCGACCGGCTGCTGGCGGGCGGAGTCGTGATCACGGGGGATCTGACGCTGAGTATCGCGGACGTCGATCTCGTCCGGGTCGATCTGAAGGCGCTGATCTGCTCAGTCGGACCGGTCGTGGCCTCTCCCTTCGGGGAAGACACATGA
- a CDS encoding GvpL/GvpF family gas vesicle protein, translated as MTDLCYVYAVTLPFGTALPQDVRGVGGARPQLLIHDGLTAVVSAVPAEDFHGEALRAHLEDLDWLTATARGHEAVIGALAQVTTPLPLRLATVCHDHDGVRRLLDSGREQFVRSLDRLDGRVEWGVKVYADDGAAEAPRDDRASGDAPANGRDYLRQRLRRREAGQSRWSEAVTLSHTLHAKLTRLAEAGLVHHPQDARLPGVPRGNVLNAAYLVPRERSEAFVAEVGRLAPAGRGVRLELTGPWAPYSFAREVDEV; from the coding sequence ATGACCGACCTGTGCTACGTCTACGCCGTGACCCTGCCCTTCGGCACGGCTCTGCCCCAGGATGTGCGAGGCGTCGGCGGTGCGCGGCCGCAGCTGCTCATCCACGACGGTCTGACCGCCGTGGTGAGTGCTGTACCGGCCGAGGACTTCCACGGCGAAGCCCTTCGCGCGCATCTGGAGGATCTGGACTGGCTCACCGCCACAGCACGGGGGCATGAGGCTGTGATCGGCGCACTCGCACAGGTCACGACCCCGCTGCCGCTGCGTCTCGCGACCGTCTGCCATGACCACGACGGCGTACGGCGCCTCCTCGACTCGGGCCGAGAGCAGTTCGTCAGGTCCTTGGACCGTCTGGACGGGCGGGTCGAGTGGGGGGTGAAGGTGTACGCGGACGACGGCGCGGCGGAGGCACCGCGCGACGACCGGGCGTCTGGCGACGCTCCGGCCAATGGCCGGGACTACCTGCGCCAGCGGCTGCGCCGGCGGGAAGCCGGTCAGAGCCGGTGGTCCGAGGCCGTCACGCTGTCGCACACGCTTCATGCGAAGCTGACGCGCCTCGCCGAGGCCGGTCTGGTCCACCACCCCCAGGACGCCAGGCTGCCGGGTGTTCCACGGGGCAACGTACTGAATGCCGCGTATCTCGTACCACGCGAGCGGAGTGAGGCCTTCGTCGCGGAGGTCGGGCGGCTGGCACCGGCGGGCCGAGGGGTCCGGTTGGAGCTGACCGGCCCTTGGGCACCGTACTCGTTCGCCAGGGAGGTGGACGAGGTATGA
- a CDS encoding gas vesicle protein: MTSPSRLPDPYLSGASGANLADILERVLDKGIVIAGDIRINLLDIELLTIKLRLVVASVDRAKEMGIDWWQEDPALSSGARRRELSEENERLRQRIAALEADSA; this comes from the coding sequence ATGACGTCCCCGAGCCGGCTGCCGGACCCCTACCTCTCCGGCGCCTCCGGGGCCAACCTGGCGGACATCCTGGAGCGCGTGCTCGACAAGGGCATCGTGATCGCCGGGGACATCCGCATCAATCTCCTCGACATCGAACTGCTGACCATCAAACTCCGCCTTGTCGTCGCCTCGGTGGACAGGGCGAAGGAGATGGGCATCGACTGGTGGCAGGAGGACCCGGCGCTGTCCTCCGGGGCGCGCCGGCGTGAACTGTCCGAGGAGAACGAACGGTTGCGACAGCGCATCGCCGCTCTGGAGGCGGATTCCGCATGA
- a CDS encoding SRPBCC family protein produces MTDTKNTGNTLPGSLDPAAVDRLKSELQGYALAQTERLLAALGRKLGESTVKLNDIADGRSPGFARLALDGGRKLADGKAPVRTAVELGAARLKENVVDAVKSIASSGKKGRKGGGGRKPTVILESVDVGVPVREAYDQWTRYQDFPAFAKGVTSAAAADDTTSDWNLKVFWSNRSWKARTTEQIPDTRMAWTSEGAKGTTKGVVTFHALGDTLTRVLLVIEYYPKGLFEKTGNIWRAQGRRVRLDLKNFARHISMRGEAENGWRGEIADGEVVRTHEEAVAEEEAAEDGYEDDEYGYDAADDEVHGEAEGEEPSDDEDFTTQDEHRQDEPDEDLPDDESAYAPEDEDDEAYETAYAGSPARDSR; encoded by the coding sequence ATGACTGATACGAAGAACACCGGCAACACCCTGCCGGGCTCCCTGGACCCGGCGGCGGTCGACCGGCTCAAGTCCGAACTCCAGGGCTACGCCCTTGCACAGACCGAACGCCTCCTCGCGGCGCTGGGCCGCAAGCTCGGCGAGAGCACCGTCAAGCTCAACGACATTGCGGACGGCCGCAGCCCCGGCTTCGCCCGCCTGGCCCTGGACGGCGGCCGCAAACTCGCCGACGGCAAGGCACCCGTGCGCACCGCCGTGGAACTCGGCGCCGCTCGGCTGAAGGAGAATGTCGTCGACGCCGTCAAGAGCATCGCCTCATCGGGGAAGAAGGGCAGAAAGGGCGGGGGCGGGAGGAAACCTACCGTCATCCTCGAATCCGTGGACGTCGGAGTGCCTGTGCGTGAGGCCTACGACCAGTGGACCCGTTACCAGGACTTCCCCGCCTTCGCCAAGGGAGTCACGAGCGCGGCAGCCGCGGACGACACCACATCGGACTGGAACCTCAAGGTCTTCTGGTCCAACCGCAGTTGGAAGGCCCGCACCACCGAACAGATCCCCGACACCCGCATGGCCTGGACGTCGGAAGGCGCCAAGGGCACGACCAAGGGCGTCGTCACCTTCCACGCCCTGGGCGACACGCTCACACGCGTTCTGCTGGTCATCGAGTACTACCCCAAGGGGCTGTTCGAGAAGACGGGGAACATCTGGCGCGCCCAGGGCCGCCGGGTGCGGCTCGATCTCAAGAACTTCGCACGCCACATCTCGATGCGCGGTGAGGCCGAGAACGGCTGGCGCGGCGAGATCGCGGACGGTGAGGTGGTCCGTACCCATGAGGAAGCCGTGGCGGAGGAGGAGGCCGCGGAGGACGGGTACGAGGACGACGAGTACGGGTACGACGCCGCGGACGACGAGGTGCACGGCGAGGCGGAGGGCGAAGAGCCGTCTGACGACGAGGACTTCACCACGCAGGACGAGCACCGCCAGGATGAACCGGACGAGGACCTCCCCGACGACGAGTCGGCGTACGCGCCCGAGGACGAGGATGACGAGGCGTACGAGACCGCGTATGCCGGCTCCCCGGCCCGGGACAGCCGATGA
- a CDS encoding DNA primase yields the protein MNNRLTLGLAVGAGYLLGRTKKAKLAFAVGTMVMGKRLQLHPRALAEALTARLRDNPQFKEIGDQLRTDLRGVGKAATGAVVNRQISGLADRLHERTLGVQDQLSGAVDEATGPIRADETEGAEELLDAHDAEDAETVADDADAEESPAAGKKQPVRKKAAARKPARTRGAAKEPAARNTADAKKTVPARATARAKAQGSAAARKTAASRGGRSHD from the coding sequence ATGAACAACAGGCTGACCTTGGGGCTCGCGGTAGGCGCGGGCTATCTGCTCGGGCGGACGAAGAAGGCGAAACTGGCCTTCGCCGTCGGCACGATGGTGATGGGTAAACGACTTCAGCTCCATCCGCGTGCGCTCGCCGAGGCACTCACGGCGCGGCTGCGCGACAACCCGCAATTCAAGGAGATCGGCGACCAACTGCGCACAGATCTGCGAGGAGTGGGCAAGGCCGCCACCGGCGCCGTCGTGAACCGGCAGATCAGCGGACTGGCGGACCGGTTGCACGAGCGCACCCTCGGCGTCCAGGACCAGCTCTCCGGGGCCGTCGACGAGGCGACGGGGCCCATACGGGCAGATGAGACGGAAGGCGCGGAGGAGCTTTTGGACGCACACGACGCCGAGGATGCCGAGACCGTGGCCGACGATGCTGACGCGGAGGAGTCACCGGCAGCCGGCAAGAAGCAGCCCGTCAGGAAGAAGGCCGCGGCCCGGAAGCCCGCCCGCACGCGGGGCGCCGCCAAGGAGCCGGCCGCCCGGAACACTGCCGATGCCAAGAAGACCGTGCCTGCCAGGGCGACGGCGAGGGCAAAGGCCCAGGGGAGCGCTGCGGCCCGGAAGACGGCCGCGTCGAGGGGAGGCCGGTCCCATGACTGA
- a CDS encoding gas vesicle protein GvpG: MGLLGEIVLLPAAPVRGTLWVLRQVAAEAERQYYDPSTVMRELALLERRLEAGEIDEAEFDRLEDELLDRLESGNPTP; this comes from the coding sequence ATGGGCCTGCTGGGCGAGATCGTCCTGCTTCCCGCGGCACCGGTGCGCGGCACCCTCTGGGTGCTGCGTCAGGTCGCCGCCGAGGCCGAGCGGCAGTACTACGACCCTTCGACCGTCATGCGTGAACTCGCCCTTCTGGAGAGGCGGCTGGAGGCCGGGGAGATCGACGAGGCCGAATTCGACCGCCTGGAGGACGAGCTCCTCGACCGACTCGAGAGTGGGAATCCGACACCATGA
- a CDS encoding GvpL/GvpF family gas vesicle protein: protein MSTYVYGITRRSHPGPAAELVGVGDPPLPVRAVTEGELLAIVSDAPEHLRPKRRDLLAHQRVLAEASAAGAVLPMRFGGVSPDDHAVKAVLAERAGHFQERLTALDGKVEFNVKAVHEEELVLHRILGENPELRAMSEANRLAGGGSHEEKLRLGERIVAAVQRRETIDAEHLRQELGRSAEAISEGPQSSGWLVNVSCLVAHDDADAFVAAVNSLAEASPQLSVQLNGPLPPYSFVE, encoded by the coding sequence GTGAGTACATACGTCTACGGCATCACCCGCCGCTCCCACCCGGGCCCCGCCGCCGAACTCGTGGGCGTCGGCGACCCGCCGCTGCCCGTACGCGCAGTGACCGAGGGTGAGCTGCTGGCCATCGTCAGTGACGCCCCGGAGCACCTTCGTCCCAAGCGGCGTGATCTGCTCGCGCACCAGCGGGTGCTCGCCGAGGCGTCGGCCGCCGGTGCGGTGCTGCCGATGCGCTTCGGCGGTGTGTCACCCGACGACCACGCTGTCAAAGCCGTGCTCGCGGAGCGGGCCGGCCATTTCCAGGAACGGCTCACCGCGCTCGACGGCAAGGTCGAGTTCAACGTGAAGGCCGTGCACGAGGAAGAGCTCGTCCTGCATCGGATTCTCGGTGAGAACCCCGAACTGCGAGCGATGAGCGAGGCCAACCGCCTGGCAGGTGGTGGGAGTCACGAAGAGAAGCTCCGCCTCGGTGAGCGGATCGTGGCCGCCGTGCAGCGGCGCGAGACGATCGACGCCGAGCACTTGCGCCAGGAGCTCGGGCGCTCGGCCGAGGCGATCAGCGAGGGACCCCAGTCCTCCGGCTGGCTGGTCAATGTCTCCTGCCTGGTGGCGCATGACGACGCCGACGCGTTCGTCGCCGCGGTGAACTCCCTGGCCGAGGCGAGTCCGCAACTGTCCGTGCAGCTCAACGGCCCGTTGCCCCCGTACAGCTTCGTGGAGTGA
- a CDS encoding gas vesicle structural protein GvpA: MTVVPAQQSRGGGTSGLYDVLELVLDRGLVIDAFVRVSLVGIEILKIDIRVVVASVDTYLRFAEACNRLDLEAGPNRSPGLPEIVGEITESGARGKSKGALSGAAQTISDAFQQARDEGQSEPRPRTRRTAPARKKEEQE; the protein is encoded by the coding sequence ATGACGGTTGTTCCGGCACAGCAGAGCCGCGGCGGCGGTACCAGCGGACTCTACGACGTGCTCGAGCTCGTACTCGACCGCGGGCTCGTCATCGACGCCTTCGTACGCGTCTCGCTCGTCGGCATCGAGATCCTGAAGATCGACATACGGGTCGTCGTGGCCAGCGTCGACACCTATCTGCGGTTCGCCGAGGCGTGCAACCGCCTCGATCTGGAGGCCGGCCCGAACAGGAGCCCCGGTCTTCCCGAGATCGTCGGCGAGATCACCGAGTCCGGTGCCCGCGGAAAGTCCAAGGGCGCCCTCTCCGGTGCCGCACAGACCATCTCGGACGCCTTTCAGCAGGCCCGGGACGAAGGCCAGTCCGAGCCCCGGCCGCGTACCCGGCGTACCGCGCCGGCCCGTAAGAAGGAGGAGCAGGAGTGA
- a CDS encoding gas vesicle protein GvpO — protein MTNQRRTSKGSGADGPPTAVEVLRLARSQLAELTGMQPESVSSFARTEDGWVLEVEVLELARVPDTTSLLATYEVVLGPDAELTTYRRVRRYERGKADPS, from the coding sequence ATGACGAACCAACGGAGAACCTCAAAGGGTTCCGGGGCGGACGGCCCGCCCACTGCCGTCGAGGTCCTGCGGCTGGCCCGGAGCCAGCTCGCCGAACTCACGGGAATGCAGCCGGAGTCGGTGTCGTCCTTCGCCCGCACCGAGGACGGCTGGGTCCTCGAGGTCGAAGTCCTCGAACTGGCCCGGGTCCCCGACACGACCAGCCTGCTCGCGACGTACGAGGTCGTCCTCGGCCCCGACGCCGAACTGACCACCTACCGGCGCGTCCGGCGCTACGAGCGCGGGAAGGCGGACCCCTCATGA